Proteins from a genomic interval of Paenibacillus sp. FSL R5-0623:
- a CDS encoding alpha-mannosidase, translating into MTKRTNKSKRAHIISHTHWDREWYLPYEKHHMRLIQLVDSLLDQLDEGSDYKSFYLDGQTIIIEDYLQVRPEQKERLEKHIRNGRIVIGPWYILQDAFLTSGEANVRNMQVGHKDAKRYGTPSKIGYFPDTFGLVGQTPQLMQQSGIDNVFFGRGVKPTGFNNTVSDAGYESSFSELMWEGPDGSKVLGVLFANWYSNGNEVPVDEASARKFWETKLADAEKYASTNELLYMNGCDHQPIQRDLPEAIRMAEQLYPDIEFIHSNFPDYLEALRASSEYELSTVKGELRSQRTDGWGTLVNTASARVYLKQMNQLGQTMLEKVAEPLASYAYLLGHAYPHDQLTYAWKTLMQNHPHDSICGCSVDEVHREMVTRFDKSRHVAEALIEESTSQIATAVDTSIFERYGEGARPVVVFNTTGWERSGVVQMELDAARLYFRDGYTLEEMAAQMKAVDLSDRILVDEEGNHIPCTVEDLGLQFGYDLPDDRFRQPYSCRRVRIRFETEHVAALGLKTYALVNSEDHAKSGTPSKTTTLLRGERGMENQHMIVTIADNGSFTLTDKRTGRTYKDLGVYENVGDIGNEYMFKQPENEVALTTQALQAEIRILEDTSYLASFEVIHHWEIPESADEMLDQEQRELIYYPHRKAQRSAKMTPLQIRTVISLSRSGKGVQVETTFNNQAKDHRVRALFPTDLVSGVHHVDSMFEIATRDNKPAPEWQNPSNTQHQQNFVDVGEKDAGLVVANLGLNEYEVLQDGRNTIAVTLLRAVGELGDWGLFPTPEAQCLGEHTFRIEIIPHDGNGAASGAYIEAYQFQVPWTLAQTEVHPGYLTPSNTPFAWQGDGLAFSSLKVNEGSGDVMLRWFNMTTNSATLNLAASQANPQPFETAYKSNILEEEGERLHSHNIEEALTLSFASKEWNIQTGSCEIVTVGLRR; encoded by the coding sequence ATGACCAAACGGACAAACAAGTCGAAGAGAGCACATATTATTTCGCATACCCACTGGGATCGGGAATGGTACTTGCCGTATGAGAAGCATCATATGCGTCTTATTCAGCTCGTCGATTCACTGTTGGATCAGCTTGATGAGGGATCGGACTATAAAAGCTTTTATTTGGATGGACAAACGATTATCATCGAAGATTATCTTCAGGTTCGCCCGGAACAAAAGGAACGACTGGAGAAACATATCCGCAATGGGCGGATTGTGATTGGGCCATGGTACATTTTGCAAGATGCCTTTTTGACGAGTGGAGAAGCCAATGTGCGCAACATGCAGGTTGGACATAAGGACGCCAAACGTTACGGCACACCTTCGAAAATTGGTTATTTTCCTGATACATTTGGATTGGTCGGACAGACCCCGCAACTGATGCAGCAATCTGGCATTGATAATGTGTTCTTTGGACGTGGTGTGAAGCCTACGGGATTTAATAATACGGTATCGGATGCCGGATATGAATCAAGCTTCTCGGAGCTGATGTGGGAAGGACCAGACGGATCAAAAGTGCTTGGCGTATTGTTTGCCAACTGGTATTCCAACGGGAATGAAGTTCCGGTAGACGAGGCCTCGGCCCGCAAGTTCTGGGAAACCAAGCTGGCAGATGCCGAGAAATATGCATCGACCAATGAGTTGTTGTACATGAACGGATGTGATCACCAACCGATTCAACGAGACCTGCCAGAAGCGATTCGCATGGCTGAACAATTATATCCCGATATCGAGTTCATTCACTCCAACTTTCCGGATTATCTGGAAGCTTTGAGAGCATCGTCTGAATATGAGCTGTCCACGGTCAAAGGCGAACTGCGCAGCCAACGTACCGATGGCTGGGGAACTCTGGTGAACACCGCTTCGGCTCGTGTGTATCTGAAACAGATGAACCAGCTGGGCCAGACCATGCTAGAAAAAGTGGCCGAACCCCTGGCATCCTACGCTTATCTGCTTGGACATGCCTATCCACATGATCAACTGACGTATGCATGGAAAACGCTGATGCAAAATCACCCGCATGACAGCATCTGTGGATGCAGTGTGGATGAGGTGCACCGTGAGATGGTGACACGGTTTGATAAGAGCCGTCATGTAGCAGAGGCTTTAATTGAAGAGAGCACCAGCCAGATTGCTACAGCTGTCGATACCTCCATATTTGAGCGTTACGGCGAAGGTGCCCGACCTGTTGTGGTGTTTAATACAACGGGTTGGGAACGCAGCGGTGTAGTTCAGATGGAACTGGACGCGGCTCGGTTGTATTTCCGGGATGGATATACGTTGGAAGAGATGGCGGCACAGATGAAAGCCGTTGACCTGTCAGATCGCATACTTGTAGATGAAGAGGGTAACCACATTCCATGTACGGTGGAGGATCTGGGTCTGCAATTTGGCTATGATCTGCCGGATGATCGCTTCCGTCAGCCGTATAGCTGTCGACGAGTTCGTATTCGTTTTGAAACAGAGCATGTAGCTGCATTGGGCCTGAAAACGTATGCTTTGGTGAACTCAGAGGATCATGCTAAGAGTGGTACTCCGTCGAAAACGACTACGTTGTTGCGTGGTGAACGTGGCATGGAAAATCAACATATGATCGTTACGATTGCAGACAATGGTTCATTCACACTCACAGATAAACGAACAGGTCGGACTTACAAGGATCTTGGCGTGTACGAAAATGTGGGCGATATCGGCAATGAATACATGTTCAAACAACCAGAGAATGAAGTTGCATTGACAACACAAGCGCTTCAGGCTGAGATTCGGATCCTTGAGGATACATCATACTTGGCCTCATTCGAAGTGATTCATCATTGGGAAATACCGGAGTCGGCGGATGAGATGCTGGATCAGGAACAGCGAGAACTGATTTATTATCCACATCGCAAAGCCCAGCGTTCAGCGAAAATGACTCCACTTCAGATCCGTACAGTGATATCGCTTAGTCGTAGTGGAAAAGGCGTCCAGGTGGAGACAACCTTCAACAATCAGGCGAAGGATCATCGGGTACGCGCCCTTTTCCCAACGGATCTTGTATCTGGGGTTCATCATGTGGATTCCATGTTCGAAATTGCAACGCGTGATAACAAGCCTGCACCGGAGTGGCAAAATCCAAGCAATACACAGCATCAACAGAATTTTGTGGATGTGGGTGAAAAGGACGCCGGATTGGTCGTTGCCAATCTGGGTCTGAATGAATATGAAGTCCTTCAGGATGGGCGCAACACCATCGCCGTAACGCTGCTACGTGCTGTGGGCGAACTTGGAGACTGGGGCTTGTTCCCGACACCGGAAGCACAATGCCTTGGTGAGCATACATTTCGGATCGAGATCATTCCGCATGATGGAAATGGTGCAGCATCAGGTGCATATATCGAGGCCTATCAGTTCCAGGTTCCTTGGACGCTGGCACAAACCGAAGTACACCCGGGTTATTTAACACCTAGCAACACACCGTTTGCATGGCAAGGGGATGGCTTGGCGTTTTCCTCACTCAAGGTAAATGAGGGTTCCGGTGATGTGATGCTACGCTGGTTCAATATGACCACCAACTCTGCCACGTTAAATCTTGCTGCATCACAGGCGAATCCACAGCCATTCGAAACGGCATACAAGAGCAATATCTTGGAGGAAGAGGGCGAAAGGCTTCATTCCCACAACATAGAAGAGGCGTTGACATTATCATTTGCCAGCAAGGAATGGAACATACAGACAGGTTCATGCGAGATCGTTACTGTCGGCTTGCGCCGCTGA
- a CDS encoding beta-galactosidase: MSIQPNDKKLIIFADSTFPLDGTFPTEQALNTWKAVKEITVVNAEELAETLKTTAGEGCLVNLHAPYFPKSAWTEIAAYLHQGGSLISVGGAPFKRPVRYENGAWVVESEQTAYHQELYIHEALNVSSTNVQSYTSSEQIPLLTGKEGLFEKADTWNLVPHTTKTSDLPHQMGSSGPMSTQIYPLLRGMSKDGRSVAAPVVLWENSRGTFVGSRWIFVHLPLTTSFWTQDGADEIVKWAQFCAQGVTELSLKTNYASYEPDERAVLTLQGQILQRAGNRLTESELWTFDITVEHEDRTSGMTEKVWNHRLEMELSGEQRFERILLPVSIESGLYRIICHAQAPDGEVRTLRQGFWGQDAALLAEGELITRSRDYFVKDGRPLPVVGMTYMTSDVARKFLFLPNADVWDRDMAQMAKAGINWIRTGIWTAYRNMMQVDGHMAEDVLRAIDAFILTAKRHGLQVTFTFFSFTPETWEGTNPYLDPQSVEAQKRFIRSIVSRHTHTTHVDWDLINEPSMFDPVRIFSAGPRSARDSYEQQAYITWLEQRHETIEALQEAWNMSPKQLPNFAAAVIPEAEEINFDVQDMHKAKKGTRWLDYCLFSMEMHNVWARELVGTIKDLVPNHLVTVGQDEALGAQRPSPFFYECEVDYTTVHSWWLNDDLIWDGIFAKTPYKPNLIQETGIMYVETPDGRAKRTEEELRGILERKYAYAFSTGGAGAVQWIWNTNFYMDNANESHIGALRADGTEKPEADVSYDFGRFMHGIRDLFEDRELEDIAVVFPYSNDFSNRALAYDATTKLTRVMSYDLKLPFRALSEYHLEALEQQPPKLIIVPSPHNMDSDALQQLLTFAEKEGTSLLITGPLGLDAYWKPTDRADHIVGKRSLGNVQREELLSINGVNHRVTYGRRRIAEVAKETLLHGDNGTADEVHVLPLGKGKLIWTPLPLELNGRDEPLAELYRYATEISGIEQELEWISGGDIAGIYGRKLSFPKGNLYVFVSEFALNHEVHVRDQRTGVSYSFQLEKNRSVLFATDASGKLTAVYRPDEVEIVQQDERGGITR, encoded by the coding sequence ATGAGTATCCAACCTAATGATAAAAAGCTGATTATCTTCGCTGACTCTACGTTTCCATTGGATGGTACTTTTCCAACTGAGCAGGCTCTGAATACATGGAAAGCAGTCAAAGAGATCACCGTTGTAAACGCCGAAGAACTCGCAGAGACTTTGAAGACTACAGCAGGTGAAGGATGTCTGGTCAATCTGCATGCACCCTATTTTCCCAAGTCCGCCTGGACGGAAATTGCAGCTTACTTGCATCAGGGCGGAAGCCTGATCAGTGTGGGGGGCGCACCCTTTAAACGTCCAGTTCGATATGAGAATGGGGCATGGGTTGTAGAGTCCGAGCAGACCGCATATCATCAGGAACTCTATATTCATGAGGCGTTGAACGTGTCTTCTACCAATGTGCAATCGTACACGTCATCTGAACAGATCCCGCTTCTCACTGGGAAAGAAGGACTGTTCGAGAAGGCAGATACATGGAATCTGGTTCCACATACAACCAAAACAAGTGATCTGCCTCACCAGATGGGTTCATCAGGACCGATGAGTACGCAGATTTACCCATTACTTCGTGGCATGAGTAAGGACGGGCGCAGTGTCGCCGCTCCGGTCGTTCTGTGGGAAAACTCGCGCGGGACTTTCGTAGGTTCACGATGGATATTTGTGCATCTGCCGCTGACCACCTCATTCTGGACGCAGGATGGCGCTGACGAGATTGTGAAGTGGGCGCAATTCTGTGCGCAAGGTGTAACTGAGTTATCCCTCAAAACGAATTATGCTTCGTATGAGCCAGATGAACGGGCTGTACTCACACTTCAAGGCCAGATTTTACAGCGTGCAGGCAATAGACTTACCGAGTCCGAGCTGTGGACGTTTGACATAACGGTCGAGCACGAAGATCGCACAAGTGGCATGACGGAGAAGGTATGGAACCATCGACTGGAGATGGAACTTTCCGGTGAGCAGCGTTTCGAACGTATACTTCTCCCGGTTTCCATTGAAAGTGGGCTGTATCGGATCATATGCCACGCGCAGGCTCCTGACGGGGAAGTTCGGACCTTGCGTCAAGGCTTCTGGGGACAGGATGCTGCATTGCTGGCAGAAGGGGAACTGATTACCCGCAGCAGGGATTATTTTGTAAAAGACGGACGTCCTCTGCCTGTTGTGGGCATGACCTACATGACCTCCGATGTGGCACGGAAATTTCTGTTTCTGCCGAACGCGGATGTCTGGGATCGAGATATGGCTCAGATGGCTAAAGCAGGAATCAACTGGATTCGGACGGGGATCTGGACCGCCTATCGCAACATGATGCAGGTGGACGGACATATGGCAGAGGATGTGCTTCGTGCCATTGATGCATTTATTTTAACGGCGAAGCGCCACGGCTTACAGGTCACGTTCACTTTCTTCTCCTTTACACCGGAGACATGGGAAGGCACGAATCCGTATTTGGACCCGCAGAGTGTCGAAGCACAGAAACGTTTCATCCGCAGCATCGTCAGTCGTCACACGCATACAACCCATGTGGACTGGGATCTGATTAATGAGCCATCCATGTTTGATCCCGTGCGTATCTTCTCAGCTGGCCCACGCTCGGCGAGGGATTCATATGAACAGCAGGCTTATATCACTTGGCTTGAACAACGTCATGAGACGATTGAAGCGTTGCAGGAGGCATGGAACATGTCACCGAAGCAGCTTCCGAACTTTGCAGCCGCGGTGATCCCGGAGGCGGAAGAGATTAACTTTGATGTACAGGACATGCACAAGGCCAAAAAAGGAACACGCTGGCTCGATTACTGTCTCTTCTCCATGGAGATGCACAATGTATGGGCTAGAGAGCTTGTAGGTACGATTAAGGATCTGGTACCGAATCATCTGGTCACCGTGGGACAGGACGAAGCCCTTGGTGCACAGCGTCCTTCGCCTTTCTTCTATGAGTGTGAAGTGGATTATACAACCGTACATTCCTGGTGGTTGAATGATGATCTGATCTGGGATGGCATTTTTGCCAAAACACCATACAAACCGAATCTCATTCAGGAGACGGGCATCATGTATGTGGAAACCCCGGATGGGCGAGCCAAGCGTACGGAAGAAGAGCTTCGTGGCATTCTCGAACGCAAGTACGCTTATGCTTTCTCGACAGGCGGCGCAGGAGCGGTGCAATGGATCTGGAACACCAACTTCTATATGGATAATGCCAATGAGTCCCATATCGGAGCCTTGCGTGCAGATGGTACGGAGAAACCAGAGGCGGATGTGTCTTATGATTTTGGCCGATTCATGCATGGCATTCGTGATCTCTTTGAAGACCGCGAGCTGGAGGATATTGCAGTGGTATTCCCGTATTCCAATGACTTCTCCAACCGTGCCCTGGCCTATGATGCCACAACAAAGCTTACTCGTGTGATGTCCTATGATCTGAAATTGCCATTCCGTGCATTATCCGAATATCATTTGGAAGCGCTGGAGCAGCAGCCACCGAAGCTGATTATCGTGCCGAGTCCACACAATATGGACAGCGATGCACTTCAACAATTGCTCACGTTTGCGGAGAAGGAAGGTACAAGTCTGCTCATCACTGGACCACTGGGGCTGGATGCATACTGGAAGCCAACTGACCGGGCAGATCATATCGTAGGCAAACGCAGTCTGGGTAACGTACAGCGGGAAGAACTGCTGAGTATTAATGGCGTGAATCACCGGGTGACCTATGGACGGCGTCGGATCGCCGAGGTGGCAAAGGAGACGTTGCTTCATGGGGATAATGGTACAGCAGATGAAGTACACGTTCTGCCTTTGGGCAAAGGGAAATTAATCTGGACTCCACTGCCGCTCGAGTTAAATGGACGGGACGAGCCACTTGCTGAATTGTATCGTTATGCAACCGAAATTTCGGGCATCGAACAGGAGTTGGAATGGATATCCGGTGGGGATATCGCTGGGATCTACGGCCGGAAGCTTAGTTTTCCAAAAGGAAATCTGTATGTATTTGTATCGGAGTTTGCCTTGAACCATGAAGTTCATGTGAGAGATCAACGTACAGGTGTATCGTACTCGTTCCAATTGGAGAAAAATCGTTCCGTGCTGTTTGCCACTGATGCTTCCGGAAAGCTGACTGCGGTGTATCGCCCGGATGAGGTTGAGATTGTACAACAAGACGAAAGAGGTGGGATAACACGATGA
- a CDS encoding glycoside hydrolase family 125 protein, which yields MEQFRLPKIPMPPVALPQSIQAVLEEAEQKLAHRPKLLQLFKNCFPNTIETTTKLMEDGTTFVITGDIPASWLRDSVEQVVHYIPFAKEDEDLQRIIGGLIKRHIQYVHIDPYANAFNETANDWHWNTTDETEMSPWVWERKFEIDSLCFVVRLAYLYWKETELTDIFDSSFKAAMRKIVDLFKVEQHHMEQSPYRFTRNNGIPTDSLRNHGKGMPVNYTGMIWSGFRSSDDACDFHYNIPGNMFAVVALRQMQEFAEWVFRDMELLQELKDLEQDVDHGIQLYGIYRHPEFGPIYAYETDGYGNHCLMDDAGTPGLMSIPYLGYVTADDPIYQNTRRFALSKENPFYYEGKVAKGIGSPHTPPDYIWHMGLSMQGLTAQSAEEKLEIIRMLEATDADTGYMHEGFHADDPTIFTRKWFAWSNSLFSQLVYKSMKDGLL from the coding sequence ATGGAACAGTTCAGATTACCCAAAATACCCATGCCACCTGTTGCTTTGCCACAATCCATTCAGGCCGTGCTCGAAGAAGCAGAACAGAAACTGGCTCACCGGCCAAAACTGCTTCAATTATTCAAAAACTGCTTCCCCAACACCATCGAAACAACAACCAAGTTGATGGAGGACGGTACGACTTTTGTGATCACAGGAGATATTCCGGCTTCCTGGCTGCGTGATTCCGTGGAGCAGGTGGTACATTACATTCCGTTTGCAAAAGAAGACGAGGACCTGCAACGCATTATTGGCGGGCTGATCAAACGTCATATCCAATATGTTCACATCGATCCGTATGCCAATGCCTTCAATGAGACGGCCAACGATTGGCACTGGAACACCACGGACGAAACCGAGATGTCACCTTGGGTGTGGGAACGCAAATTTGAGATTGACTCATTATGTTTTGTTGTACGTTTGGCGTATTTATATTGGAAGGAAACCGAGCTGACCGACATTTTTGATTCAAGCTTCAAGGCAGCGATGCGTAAAATCGTGGACCTGTTCAAAGTCGAACAACATCACATGGAACAATCTCCATATCGCTTCACTCGTAATAACGGTATCCCAACAGATTCCCTGCGCAATCACGGAAAAGGTATGCCAGTCAACTACACGGGGATGATCTGGTCCGGTTTCCGTTCCAGTGATGATGCGTGTGATTTCCACTACAATATCCCTGGCAACATGTTCGCGGTTGTCGCTCTGCGCCAAATGCAGGAGTTTGCCGAGTGGGTGTTCCGGGATATGGAACTTTTGCAGGAATTGAAGGATCTGGAGCAGGACGTGGATCACGGCATTCAGTTGTATGGTATTTATCGTCATCCGGAATTTGGACCGATCTATGCGTACGAGACGGACGGTTATGGCAACCACTGTCTCATGGACGATGCGGGTACACCAGGACTTATGTCCATTCCATATCTGGGTTACGTCACAGCGGATGATCCGATCTACCAGAATACCCGCCGCTTCGCTCTGAGCAAAGAGAACCCATTCTATTATGAAGGCAAGGTTGCCAAAGGGATCGGAAGCCCGCACACACCACCAGATTATATCTGGCATATGGGCTTGTCCATGCAGGGACTGACTGCGCAGTCTGCCGAGGAGAAACTGGAGATTATTCGCATGCTTGAAGCGACAGATGCAGATACAGGTTATATGCATGAAGGCTTCCACGCTGATGATCCGACGATTTTTACACGAAAATGGTTTGCATGGTCCAACAGCCTGTTCTCCCAGTTGGTCTATAAATCCATGAAGGATGGCCTGTTATGA
- a CDS encoding alpha-mannosidase, which translates to MERIRRFIRELSEHQWLEQLQLRSWDITRAYYNVPGQYEDQGEYPEGQDFERFPSKQGTTYFFRTRLEIPATWQQTPYGLVFETGGEGLLRVNGHSYQGLDRNHTYVTLDPSKVGNAPELEIEMFDPVPEPVDPLNQQAVIQPPITSITSLLVRPNEAVRSLMYTVIIVRDSAVLLPESDFRRVRLLELVYRAMDQFVGMSAEEIEQGEGIRQIENNLKHHVREIGGNAEGLEHMVGQSHIDIAWLWPVRETVRKTSRTFSTVDALMNEYPDYVYSQSQPLLYAFLKEHDPELYARVKHRIVEGRWELVGGMWVEPDLNIPSGESLIRQMLYGQRFYMEEFGKTSQIEWLPDTFGYCASLPQILKHGNVEYFMTTKLGWNDTNVFPYDLFHWVGIDGTPILSYLNHGVNEHTLPKDIHDHWQSYREKAAHPEHMLLYGHGDGGGGVTREMLEYVDRADLMVGQPASRYSTAGAFFAGIEKEQPVLPKWHGDLYLELHRGTYTTHARNKRNNRKAEVLYREAELWNTLALPDMEADAEAEVRSNLHEGWKLILLNQFHDIIPGSAITESYVTSNEEYVQVFELGRTGLDQGIAALTTGINTEGPEGSVAYVVFNSLGWKRSAVVQLPVQDGLDRYGIDEKGQRLRMDREDGSMSILVTDIPAFGYKTIWLVPENTRETNVREMTTLAAQPTFNDTWDTAFYHVQFNERGEITRLWDKTAEREMLKLGERGNQLHFFHDRPTLWDAWDIDSRYEEQIAGEVELLEKKLVLAGTTKDVLRFRWKLHQSLITQDIVFYHDSRRIDFQTQVNWNENHKLLKVGFPIDVVTSKATFEIPFGALERPTHRNTSWEQAQYEVCGHRFADVSEYGYGVSLLNDCKYGYDVQGSTIRLSLLRAPKWPDRTADLGEHEFTYSLYPHDGDWRTAHTVRQATELNTEVVVQQVEQTQQPQQAQSMGQVQQRDQLEKSAGAELYPTADATATAAQSRPATGSWINLNSNHVILDTVKLAEDGQGTVLRFYESSGKRENITLQWPHAFVQAYHSNALEEPIQPLAHTNGQITLSFKPYEIQTVLLR; encoded by the coding sequence TTGGAACGTATCAGACGATTTATTCGCGAGTTGTCCGAACATCAGTGGCTGGAGCAATTACAGCTGCGTAGCTGGGACATTACCCGCGCTTATTATAATGTGCCAGGACAGTATGAGGATCAGGGTGAGTACCCCGAAGGGCAAGATTTTGAGCGTTTTCCGAGCAAACAGGGAACGACTTATTTTTTCAGAACACGTTTGGAGATTCCTGCTACATGGCAGCAAACACCTTATGGGCTTGTATTTGAGACAGGCGGAGAAGGTTTGCTTCGGGTAAATGGGCACTCTTATCAGGGCCTTGACCGCAATCATACCTACGTCACGCTTGATCCATCCAAAGTCGGAAACGCTCCGGAACTTGAGATTGAGATGTTTGACCCGGTACCTGAACCTGTAGACCCGTTGAATCAACAGGCGGTTATTCAGCCGCCAATCACATCAATTACGAGCCTGCTGGTAAGGCCAAATGAAGCGGTTCGCAGTCTCATGTATACGGTCATCATTGTACGTGATTCGGCTGTGTTGCTACCGGAAAGTGACTTTCGGCGGGTTCGCCTGTTAGAACTGGTGTACCGTGCGATGGATCAATTTGTAGGCATGTCAGCAGAAGAGATTGAGCAGGGAGAGGGTATTCGGCAGATTGAGAATAATCTGAAGCACCATGTGCGTGAGATTGGCGGAAACGCAGAAGGTCTGGAGCATATGGTGGGACAGTCCCATATTGATATTGCCTGGCTGTGGCCTGTACGTGAGACGGTACGCAAAACGAGCCGTACCTTCTCCACCGTGGATGCACTCATGAATGAATATCCGGACTATGTTTATTCCCAGAGCCAACCCTTACTATATGCGTTTCTGAAGGAGCATGATCCCGAGCTGTACGCGCGGGTGAAGCATCGGATTGTAGAAGGCCGCTGGGAACTGGTTGGCGGCATGTGGGTTGAGCCGGATCTGAACATCCCAAGCGGGGAGTCCCTGATTCGCCAGATGTTATATGGTCAGCGTTTCTATATGGAGGAGTTTGGCAAAACATCACAGATTGAATGGTTGCCGGATACGTTTGGGTATTGTGCCTCCCTGCCACAGATTTTGAAGCATGGCAATGTGGAATATTTCATGACAACAAAGCTCGGATGGAACGACACAAATGTGTTTCCATACGATCTCTTCCACTGGGTGGGCATTGACGGAACACCAATTCTTTCTTACCTCAATCATGGGGTTAACGAACACACCCTGCCGAAGGACATTCATGATCACTGGCAGTCCTACCGTGAGAAAGCAGCGCATCCGGAGCATATGCTTCTATACGGACACGGTGATGGCGGCGGTGGTGTAACACGCGAGATGCTGGAGTATGTGGATCGCGCAGATCTGATGGTTGGACAGCCTGCGAGCCGATATAGCACAGCTGGAGCTTTCTTTGCCGGAATTGAAAAGGAGCAACCTGTACTTCCGAAGTGGCATGGCGATCTGTATCTGGAGTTACATCGGGGAACCTACACGACCCATGCGCGCAATAAGCGCAACAACCGGAAAGCGGAGGTTCTGTATCGAGAAGCTGAGCTGTGGAATACACTCGCTCTGCCAGATATGGAGGCAGATGCAGAAGCTGAAGTGCGTTCGAATCTGCATGAAGGCTGGAAATTAATTTTGCTGAATCAATTCCACGATATTATACCGGGATCGGCGATTACGGAGTCCTACGTCACTTCGAATGAGGAATATGTACAGGTATTTGAATTAGGCAGAACCGGACTGGATCAAGGCATTGCTGCATTGACAACGGGTATCAACACAGAGGGACCGGAAGGTTCAGTAGCCTATGTTGTATTCAACAGCCTGGGCTGGAAACGGAGTGCAGTCGTTCAACTTCCTGTGCAGGATGGCTTGGATCGCTACGGCATCGATGAAAAAGGCCAGCGCTTGCGGATGGATCGGGAGGATGGCAGCATGTCTATTCTCGTGACAGACATTCCGGCGTTTGGTTATAAGACGATTTGGCTGGTACCGGAAAATACAAGGGAAACAAATGTACGGGAAATGACCACCCTTGCCGCACAACCAACCTTTAATGATACATGGGATACCGCCTTTTATCATGTGCAGTTCAATGAACGTGGGGAGATCACCCGTCTGTGGGATAAAACCGCGGAGCGTGAGATGCTGAAGCTGGGTGAACGTGGCAATCAACTTCACTTCTTCCACGATCGTCCAACGCTCTGGGATGCATGGGATATCGATAGTCGTTATGAGGAACAGATTGCTGGCGAAGTGGAACTGTTGGAGAAAAAGCTGGTGCTGGCGGGTACAACGAAAGATGTCTTGCGTTTCCGCTGGAAGCTACATCAATCGTTAATCACACAAGATATCGTCTTTTATCATGACTCACGGCGAATTGACTTCCAAACACAGGTGAACTGGAACGAGAATCACAAACTTCTGAAAGTTGGTTTCCCGATTGATGTGGTGACCTCCAAGGCAACATTTGAAATTCCATTTGGCGCACTGGAACGTCCAACACATCGCAACACAAGCTGGGAACAAGCACAGTATGAAGTCTGTGGACACCGCTTCGCGGATGTATCCGAATATGGATACGGTGTGAGCCTGCTCAATGATTGCAAGTACGGGTACGACGTGCAGGGAAGTACCATTCGTTTGTCCTTGCTTCGTGCACCAAAATGGCCTGATCGCACAGCCGATCTGGGAGAACATGAATTCACCTATTCGTTATATCCACATGACGGTGACTGGCGAACTGCACACACGGTACGTCAGGCAACTGAATTGAACACGGAAGTGGTCGTGCAACAAGTTGAGCAAACACAACAGCCCCAACAGGCACAATCGATGGGGCAGGTGCAACAGAGGGATCAATTAGAAAAAAGCGCAGGGGCTGAATTATATCCAACCGCAGATGCAACGGCAACTGCCGCACAATCTCGTCCAGCAACAGGCTCCTGGATTAACTTGAACAGCAATCACGTCATTCTGGATACAGTTAAATTGGCAGAGGATGGACAAGGCACTGTGCTGCGTTTCTATGAATCCTCAGGCAAACGCGAAAACATCACATTGCAATGGCCGCATGCCTTTGTGCAAGCCTATCACTCCAACGCACTGGAAGAACCAATCCAACCACTGGCCCATACGAATGGCCAGATTACATTATCTTTTAAACCTTACGAAATACAAACCGTGCTACTGCGGTAA